TGCCGCCGCGTGGCCGGATGGACCGGCTTTCCGAACTGGGCCGGATGGGGCCCATGCAGGGACCATGCGGTTCCGGCACCTGCCAGTACCTGATGAATCACCGTGTTGTCCGAAAAACCCACGAACAGCTTGGCCTGACCGCCGAGCCGACTCTGGAGCAGCGGCGCGATCCGGGCGCAGCCGAATCCGCCACGCACGGCAAACAGCGCCTTGATCCCCGGATCCCGCCAGTATCCGAGGAACTCGTCCGCCCGAAGCGTGTCTGAACCTGAAAGATAGCGGTCCGGTTTTCTCGGAAGCCGGGTCGTCACCTTGAGTCCGAGACTTTCCAGATACCTGATTTCAGCGGCAAGTCTCGCCGCCTTGACGAACCCGGCGGGCGCAACGAGCGCGACGCGGTCGCCCGGCGAAAGCGGAACCGGCACATGTTTTCGGTTCAAATCCCTGACACCCCTGCCGTGGGCCCGGCCGGCCTGATATCCTGTCGCACGAACAGTCCTGATCGTATAAAATCCTTTCGATGTCCACAACCCGTGTACGCCGGGAAATCTTTCCGGCCTCCCCAGGCCGGATGGCGGGACTGCCTGCCGCCAGTTTCCGGCTGGAGCCCTGCCGTGCCTGAAATAACTGACCGGCGGTACATGAGGATGAAGGTGCTGCGCCCGCTATCCTTCACCTATGAGGACGAAACCTATGAAGCCGAGCTACGGGATATCTCACTCTGCGGCGCACTCGTCATTTCCGACGTGCCGGTGGAGACTGGCCGCCGTGTCCAGCTGGAAATAACGCTGCCGGAAACCGCCGAACCGGTCCGGGTGAACGGCAAGATCGTCCGCCTTCTCTCCCTTTCCGCCGGACTCGGCAACGGATTCGGGGTGGATTTCACGGTTGTTTCGCTTTCCAACCGTGAAATCATCGATGGATACGTCCGGTCCACATTCCGGCACTTCCGCAGACTCCAGTTCGAACTGAGCAAGTTCGATGTAGACTGGGACACGGTCAACAGGCTGATTCCCCACACATACCTGCCGGTACGGAACTATTCGGCGGAAACCCTGAGGAGCCTGGTGACAATCGAACTGGAGAGTTTCCGTCTGCGAAAAGTGGTTTCCGCCAGCGCGAACGGTTAATAGGCGCG
This portion of the Deltaproteobacteria bacterium genome encodes:
- a CDS encoding PilZ domain-containing protein: MPEITDRRYMRMKVLRPLSFTYEDETYEAELRDISLCGALVISDVPVETGRRVQLEITLPETAEPVRVNGKIVRLLSLSAGLGNGFGVDFTVVSLSNREIIDGYVRSTFRHFRRLQFELSKFDVDWDTVNRLIPHTYLPVRNYSAETLRSLVTIELESFRLRKVVSASANG